The genomic region CGCACCCGCCGACGGCCACGTCGAAGCCCTGCGGCTCCTGCGACCCGGGGAAGTCCCACGTCAGCGTGTTCCCGTTCACCTGCACCTCACCCGCCCCTTCCGGGACCACCTCGCTCGACGTCAGGTTGGCAGACGAGACGACCTCCCCCGTGAACCGGCCAGGGGTCGCCGCCGTGTCGACCATCCGCACGTGCCACCCGAAGGCGTCGTTCCAGACGTAGTACCCGGTCTCCGGCGTCCCGCCCTCGCCGAGCGCGGCCGGCTGGCCCTGCGCGATCGCCGGCCACCGACCGGTCGGGCAGAACCCGTTGGCCTGCTGGCCGCCGGCCGTCGAGCTCGTCGTCGGCCCGCCGTTCCCGTCCCCGTCGTCCCTGGTGGCGATGCCGACCACGATCCCGGCGATGGCGATGGCGACGAACACGCCGACGGCGATGAACATCGGCACCCGGGAGCGGGGCGCCGGCCGCCGGCGACGGGTGAGCGCGTCGGCGTCGTCGCCGTCGTAGCCCAGCCGGTCCCCGGTCGTCGGCGCCGGGCTCGCCCCGGCCGGAGCGGGCGGGCCCGGCTCGGGCACACCCCCGGCTGGCGTCCCGGGCGGCTCGTTGGCGGGCGGCATGGTGTCTCGCGCTCCTCTGGGGGATCCGTCGTCCGGCGCGTCCCGCCGGTGCGCGCCGAGGTCGCCCCTCCGGCGACCGACCGGACCCTACCGTCCGGCGCACCCGGGGAGCGGGCAGGGGGCTGGTACGGTCCCCGGCCGCGCCATGTTCGGACGGCTGGCCCGCTCGTGGGTCCTCACCCGGCTCCCACGGGGGAGCGTCGGCGCCGAGATCGGCGTCTGGAAGGGCGACTTCTCCGCGCGCGTGCTGCGGCGCGTCCGGCCCCGGCACCTGCACCTGGTCGACCCGTGGGCCTTCGCCGCCGACCCCCGCTACGCGCAGAGCTGGTACGGCGGCGCCGCGGCCACCAGCCAGGCCGACATGGACGACGTCCACCGGTCGGTGGTCGAGCGCTTCGCCGGCGAGATCGCGGCCGGGCTCGTCACCGTCCACCGGGCGCCGTCGGTGGACGCCGCCGCCGCCGTCGGCCCGGTCGACTGGGTCTACGTCGACGGCGACCACACCTACGAGGGCGTCCTCGCCGACCTCGAGGCCTGGGCGCCGAGGGTGCGGCCCGGCGGCGTGATCGCCGGCGACGACTACGGGGCGACCGGGCAGTGGTGGGGCGACGGCGTGCAGCGGGCCGTCGCCGAGTTCACGAGGTCGGGCCCGTGGCGGCTGGCCGCCGTGCGGGGCAGCCAGTTCCTGCTGGCGCGCGAGGGCGGCTGAGGGCGGCGGCCGTGCCGAGGGCGCGGCTGGCGGTGACGGCGGCGCTCGTCGCCGCCTGCTTCCTCCAGGCGCCCGGGCGGGTCGTGCCCGAGACCAAGCTCGACTTGGTCGTCGACCCCGGCCGCTTCCTCGGGCGGGCGCTGCACCTCTGGGACGCCGGGGCCGGGTTCGGCCGCATCGGCAACCAGTCGGCCGGCTACCTGCTGCCGATGGGGCCGTTCCACCTGGCCGGCGACATGCTCGGCGTGCCCGCGTGGGTGATCCAGCGGGCCTGGTTCGCGCTGCTGCTCGTCGCCGCCCTGTGGGGGGCCGACCGCCTGCTCGCCGCGCTCGGCATCGGCACGCCCGGCACCCGGCTCCTCGGGGCGGCGGCCTACGCGCTGGCGCCGAGCTTCACCGCGGTCGTCGCCTTCCAGTCCGGCGGCCAGGTGCCGCACGCGCTGCTCCCGTGGACGGTCGTGCCGCTGGTCGCCGGGGCCGCCGCCGGCTCGCCCCGGCGGGCCGCGGCCCGGTCGGGGCTGGCGGTGGCGGTGATGGGCGGGGTGAACGGGGCGGCGACGGCGGCCGCGCTGGTGGCGCCGGCCCTGTTCCTCGCCACCCGGCGCCCCGGCGCCCGGCGCCGCCGCCTCGCCGCCTGGTGGGTCGCCGCCGTCGGGCTGGCGACGGCGTGGTGGCTCCACCCCCTCCTCGTGCAGGTGGCGTTCGGGTTCGACTTCACCGCCTACACCGAGACGGCGGCGACGACCACGTCGACCACGTCCGCCGTCGAGGTGCTGCGAGGCACGGCGAACTGGCTCGGCCACCTGGCCGTCCCCGGCGGGCGCTGGCTGCCGGGCGCCTGGGCCGTCGCCTCCGAGCCGGTGGCCGTCGCCGCCACCGCCGGGCTGGCCGCCGCGGGGCTCGGCGGGCTGGCCCACCGGGACGGGCCCGAGCGGTGGTGGCTGGCGCTGTGCGCGGGCGTGGCGGCCGCCGGCATGGCCGCCGGGTACGCCGGTGCCGGCGGCGGGCCTCTGGCCGGGGTGGTGCGCGACGTGCTCGACGGCCCCCTCGCCCCGTTCCGCAACGTCACCAAGCTGGCCCCGGTCCTCGCCATCGCCCTGGCCGGCGGGCTGGCCCACGGGGCGACCGTCGCCCTCGGCCGCCTCCGCCTCGCCCACCGGGCCTGGGCCCACCGCCACGCGCCCCGGCTGCTGGCCGCCGGGCTGGCCGCCGCCGTGGTGGTCGCCGCCCTGCCGCTGTGGAGCGGGCGGCTCGCCGCGCCGGGGTCGTTCGACGGCATCCCCGGCTACTGGCGGGAGGCGGCCGCCTGGCTCGGCGACCACGCCGGCGGCACGGTCAGCCTCGTCGTGCCGTCCGCCTCCTTCGGCGAGTACCGGTGGGGCCGGCCGCTCGACGAGCCGCTCCAGGCCCTGGCCCGGTCGCCGTGGGCGGTGCGCGACCTCGTGCCCCTCGGCGGCGCCGGGTCGACCCGGCTGATGGACGCCGTCGGCCGGCTCGTCGACACCGGCACGCCGTCGGCCGGCCTGGCGCCGGTGCTGGCCCGGTCGGGAGTCGGGTTCGTGGTCGCCCGCAACGACCTCGACCGGGCGAGGACGGGCGCGCCGCCGCCGGCCGCCGTCCACCGGGCGCTGGCCGGGTCGGCGGGGCTCGAGCGGGTGGCGGCGTTCGGGCCGGTCGTCGGACGGGGGCTGTCGGCCGGCCGCCTCGACCCGGCGCTCGGGCCGGGCACGGCCGCGCTGCGGGCCGTCGAGGTGTGGCAGGTGACGGCCGACGTCCGCCGGGTGGCGGTCGGCGCCGCCCCGCTGGCCGTCGCCGGCGGGCCGGGCTCGCTGGTGCCGCTGGCCGAGCGGGGGCTGCTCGACGGGCCGGTCGTGCTGGGCGGCGAGGGCCGGCCGGTGGCGACCGACTCCGTGGCCCGCCGGGACGTCGACTTCGGGGTCGTCAGGGGCGGGGCCGGTCCGGTGCTCGGGGCCGGCGTGCCGGCCGACGACCTCGACGTGCCGGGCGAGGCCGCCACCACCCTCGACGTGGAGGGTGGCGACGTGGCGGCCTCGTCGGCGGCCCGGCCGGAGACGGCGGCGCGGGCGGCCGTCGACGGCGACCCGGACAGCGCCTGGGTGCCGGCCGGCGGGGTCGGCGAGTGGGTGGAGCTCCGGTTCGGGCGGCGGGAGGTCGCATCGGTGACCGTGCGGGGGGCGGGCGGCGCCACCTCCGTGCTGGTCGACACGGCCGAGGGCCGGGCGGTGGCCCGCCTCGACGGCGACGGGCCGGTCGGCGTCGACGTGCCGGCCGGGCCGACCCCGTTCGTGCGGGTCACCCTGGCGGGCGCGGAGGGGGACGGGGCAGGCGTGGCCGAGGTGGCCGTCCCCGGCGTCCGGCTGGCCCCCGTGCTCGTCGTCCCCCCGCCGCCGGCGGGCGGGCCGGCGGCGTTCGTGCTCGACCGGTACCGGGCCGACCCCTACGACGCCGACCGGTCCGACGAGGAGACGGCCCTGCACCGGCGGATCACGGTGGCGGAGCCGTCCGCCGTGGAGGTGGCGGCCACGGTGGTCGGCGTGCCCGGCGACGACCTCGACCGGCTCCTCGCCGGGTCAGTGTCCGGGGCGGTGGCGGCGACGGCGTCGTCGACGTGGCGGGCGCTACCGGCGTTCGCGCCGTGGGCCGCGGTCGACGGGGACGAGGCGACCTCGTGGGTGGCCGCCGCCGACGACCGCGACCCGGCCATCGAGCTGCGGTGGGACGGCGAGCGGGCGGTCGACGGCCTCGTCGTCGTCGCCGCCGGGGCGCCGGGC from Acidimicrobiales bacterium harbors:
- a CDS encoding alpha-(1->3)-arabinofuranosyltransferase family protein, yielding MPRARLAVTAALVAACFLQAPGRVVPETKLDLVVDPGRFLGRALHLWDAGAGFGRIGNQSAGYLLPMGPFHLAGDMLGVPAWVIQRAWFALLLVAALWGADRLLAALGIGTPGTRLLGAAAYALAPSFTAVVAFQSGGQVPHALLPWTVVPLVAGAAAGSPRRAAARSGLAVAVMGGVNGAATAAALVAPALFLATRRPGARRRRLAAWWVAAVGLATAWWLHPLLVQVAFGFDFTAYTETAATTTSTTSAVEVLRGTANWLGHLAVPGGRWLPGAWAVASEPVAVAATAGLAAAGLGGLAHRDGPERWWLALCAGVAAAGMAAGYAGAGGGPLAGVVRDVLDGPLAPFRNVTKLAPVLAIALAGGLAHGATVALGRLRLAHRAWAHRHAPRLLAAGLAAAVVVAALPLWSGRLAAPGSFDGIPGYWREAAAWLGDHAGGTVSLVVPSASFGEYRWGRPLDEPLQALARSPWAVRDLVPLGGAGSTRLMDAVGRLVDTGTPSAGLAPVLARSGVGFVVARNDLDRARTGAPPPAAVHRALAGSAGLERVAAFGPVVGRGLSAGRLDPALGPGTAALRAVEVWQVTADVRRVAVGAAPLAVAGGPGSLVPLAERGLLDGPVVLGGEGRPVATDSVARRDVDFGVVRGGAGPVLGAGVPADDLDVPGEAATTLDVEGGDVAASSAARPETAARAAVDGDPDSAWVPAGGVGEWVELRFGRREVASVTVRGAGGATSVLVDTAEGRAVARLDGDGPVGVDVPAGPTPFVRVTLAGAEGDGAGVAEVAVPGVRLAPVLVVPPPPAGGPAAFVLDRYRADPYDADRSDEETALHRRITVAEPSAVEVAATVVGVPGDDLDRLLAGSVSGAVAATASSTWRALPAFAPWAAVDGDEATSWVAAADDRDPAIELRWDGERAVDGLVVVAAGAPGSPVSSVVVEAGGRAQEAAVGDGGSVAIEPVTTDHLVLRVPSGGDRLVAVAEVRVPALEDLPAAVPDPAAPVEVGCDDGPVVRVDGRPVRLSVTATVADLVALRPVAATACDGPVDLDAGDHHVDTDPGGPLSVAGVTLAPPGWAAGGGGSAGRRLAVGRWDDEARRVSLTAGGDAVLALTENANDGWEAVAGGRELAPVVVDGWRQGWAVPAGVDGVVDVRMGPAAWYRWGLLAGVVLLAALVAAALAPSRRGSALPAAGRRPVPPWGALALAAGAGFLVGGPLALAVPVLVWLPERDRTLPVVAGASMLAAGLVVVLDPGRPPSAGAGSFGAAAQVLAGLALVAALAAAVPDTWRPTLPRRRR
- a CDS encoding class I SAM-dependent methyltransferase, with protein sequence MFGRLARSWVLTRLPRGSVGAEIGVWKGDFSARVLRRVRPRHLHLVDPWAFAADPRYAQSWYGGAAATSQADMDDVHRSVVERFAGEIAAGLVTVHRAPSVDAAAAVGPVDWVYVDGDHTYEGVLADLEAWAPRVRPGGVIAGDDYGATGQWWGDGVQRAVAEFTRSGPWRLAAVRGSQFLLAREGG